A part of Streptomyces sp. NBC_01451 genomic DNA contains:
- the rapZ gene encoding RNase adapter RapZ: MTEHDEAPKAERTAEGQAGHKEAGDDRSRHAEGPAPGDTAGQKPPGQEDGEQVGTGIETAGIAEVAIPELVIISGMSGAGRSTAAKCLEDLGWFVVDNLPPALIPTMVELGARSQGNVARIAVVVDVRGRRFFDNLRESLADLAVKGVTRRIVFLESSDDALVRRFESVRRPHPLQGDGRIVDGIDAERELLRELRGDADLVIDTSSLNVHELRAKMDAQFAGEEEPELRATVMSFGFKYGLPVDADLVVDMRFLPNPHWVPELRPYTGLNEEVSAYVFNQPGAKEFLDRYAELLQLIAAGYRREGKRYVTIAVGCTGGKHRSVATSEKLAARLASQGVETVIVHRDMGRE, encoded by the coding sequence ATGACCGAGCACGACGAGGCACCGAAGGCCGAGCGCACAGCGGAAGGCCAGGCGGGTCACAAGGAAGCGGGCGATGATCGCTCGCGACACGCCGAGGGCCCGGCACCGGGCGACACAGCGGGCCAGAAACCACCGGGCCAGGAAGACGGAGAGCAAGTGGGTACGGGCATCGAGACAGCCGGGATCGCCGAAGTGGCCATCCCCGAGCTGGTGATCATCTCCGGCATGTCCGGAGCCGGACGTTCGACGGCGGCCAAGTGTCTGGAGGACCTCGGCTGGTTCGTCGTCGACAACCTGCCGCCCGCGCTGATCCCCACCATGGTGGAGCTCGGCGCCCGCTCCCAGGGCAACGTCGCCAGGATCGCGGTCGTCGTCGACGTGCGCGGCAGGCGTTTCTTCGACAATCTCCGTGAGTCGCTCGCCGATCTCGCCGTGAAGGGCGTCACCCGGCGGATCGTCTTCCTGGAGTCCTCGGACGACGCCCTGGTGCGCCGTTTCGAGTCGGTGCGCCGGCCGCACCCCCTCCAGGGGGACGGCCGCATCGTCGACGGAATCGACGCCGAGCGCGAACTGCTGCGCGAACTGCGCGGGGACGCCGACCTGGTGATCGACACCTCCAGCCTCAACGTGCACGAACTGCGGGCCAAGATGGACGCCCAGTTCGCCGGCGAGGAGGAGCCCGAGCTGCGGGCCACGGTGATGTCCTTCGGCTTCAAGTACGGCCTCCCGGTCGACGCCGACCTGGTCGTGGACATGCGGTTCCTGCCCAACCCGCACTGGGTCCCGGAGCTGCGCCCGTACACCGGCCTCAACGAGGAGGTGTCGGCGTACGTCTTCAACCAGCCCGGCGCCAAGGAGTTCCTCGACCGGTACGCCGAGCTGCTCCAGCTCATCGCCGCCGGATACCGCCGCGAGGGCAAGCGCTATGTGACGATCGCGGTCGGCTGCACCGGCGGCAAGCACCGTTCGGTGGCCACCTCCGAGAAGCTCGCCGCCCGCCTTGCCTCGCAGGGCGTGGAGACCGTGATCGTGCACCGGGACATGGGACGGGAATGA
- the tpiA gene encoding triose-phosphate isomerase has protein sequence MTTRTPLMAGNWKMNLNHLEAIAHVQKLAFALADKDYEACEVAVLPPFTDLRSVQTLVDGDKLKIKYGAQDISAHDTGAYTGEISGPMLAKLKCTYVAIGHSERRQYHNETDELVNAKVKAAYKHGLTPILCVGEELEVREAGNHVSHTLAQVEGGLKDLPAEQAETVVIAYEPVWAIGTGKVCGSDDAQEVCGAIRVKLAELYSQDVADAVRIQYGGSVKSGNVAEIMAKPDIDGALVGGASLDAEEFVKIVRFRDQ, from the coding sequence ATGACCACTCGCACGCCGCTGATGGCGGGCAACTGGAAGATGAACCTCAACCACCTTGAGGCCATCGCCCACGTCCAGAAGCTCGCGTTCGCCCTCGCGGACAAGGACTACGAGGCCTGTGAGGTCGCGGTCCTGCCGCCCTTCACCGACCTTCGTTCCGTACAGACCCTGGTCGACGGCGACAAGCTCAAGATCAAGTACGGCGCCCAGGACATCTCCGCGCACGACACGGGCGCCTACACGGGCGAGATCTCCGGCCCGATGCTGGCCAAGCTCAAGTGCACCTACGTGGCGATCGGTCACTCGGAGCGCCGCCAGTACCACAACGAGACCGACGAGCTCGTCAACGCCAAGGTGAAGGCCGCCTACAAGCACGGCCTCACCCCGATCCTGTGCGTCGGCGAGGAACTGGAGGTCCGCGAGGCGGGCAACCACGTCTCCCACACGCTCGCGCAGGTCGAGGGCGGCCTCAAGGACCTCCCGGCCGAGCAGGCCGAGACCGTCGTCATCGCGTACGAGCCCGTCTGGGCCATCGGCACCGGCAAGGTCTGCGGCTCCGACGACGCCCAGGAGGTCTGCGGGGCGATCCGAGTGAAGCTCGCCGAGCTCTACTCCCAGGACGTGGCCGACGCTGTACGCATCCAGTACGGCGGTTCGGTGAAGTCCGGGAACGTCGCCGAGATCATGGCGAAGCCCGACATCGACGGCGCACTGGTCGGCGGGGCCTCGCTGGACGCCGAAGAGTTCGTCAAGATCGTTCGGTTCCGAGACCAGTGA
- the gap gene encoding type I glyceraldehyde-3-phosphate dehydrogenase has translation MTIRVGINGFGRIGRNYFRALLEQGADIEIVAVNDLGDTATTAHLLKYDTILGRLKAEVTHTADTITVDGHTIKVLSERDPADIPWGELGVDIVIESTGIFTKKADAAKHIAGGAKKVLISAPATDEDITIVLGVNEDKYDAANHHIISNASCTTNCVAPMAKVLLENFGVVSGLMTTVHAYTSDQRLQDFPHKDLRRARAAAENIIPASTGAAKALGVVIPELAGKLNGMAMRVPVPTGSVTDLVVETERVVTKEEVNAAFQKAAQGQLKGYLTYTEDQIVSSDIVSDPSSCTFDSSLTMVQGNSVKIIGWYDNEWGYSNRLVDLTVFVGNQL, from the coding sequence GTGACGATCCGCGTAGGCATCAACGGCTTTGGCCGCATCGGTCGTAACTACTTCCGCGCGCTGCTGGAGCAGGGTGCTGACATCGAGATCGTGGCTGTCAACGACCTGGGTGACACCGCGACCACAGCTCATCTTCTGAAGTACGACACGATCCTGGGTCGTCTCAAGGCCGAGGTGACGCACACCGCCGACACGATCACCGTCGACGGTCACACCATCAAGGTGCTCTCGGAGCGCGACCCGGCGGACATCCCCTGGGGTGAGCTGGGCGTCGACATCGTCATCGAGTCGACCGGCATCTTCACCAAGAAGGCCGACGCCGCGAAGCACATCGCCGGTGGCGCCAAGAAGGTCCTCATCTCGGCTCCGGCCACGGACGAGGACATCACGATCGTCCTCGGCGTCAACGAGGACAAGTACGACGCGGCGAACCACCACATCATCTCCAACGCCTCCTGCACCACCAACTGTGTGGCGCCGATGGCCAAGGTTCTCCTGGAGAACTTCGGCGTCGTCTCGGGCCTGATGACCACGGTCCACGCCTACACCAGCGACCAGCGTCTCCAGGACTTCCCGCACAAGGACCTGCGCCGCGCCCGCGCCGCCGCCGAGAACATCATCCCGGCGAGCACCGGTGCGGCCAAGGCCCTCGGCGTGGTCATCCCGGAGCTGGCGGGCAAGCTCAACGGCATGGCGATGCGTGTGCCGGTCCCGACGGGATCCGTCACCGACCTGGTCGTCGAGACGGAGCGCGTGGTGACCAAGGAAGAGGTCAACGCCGCCTTCCAGAAGGCCGCCCAGGGACAGCTGAAGGGCTACCTGACGTACACCGAGGACCAGATCGTCTCCTCGGACATCGTCAGCGACCCGTCGTCCTGCACCTTCGACTCCTCGCTGACCATGGTGCAGGGCAACAGCGTGAAGATCATCGGCTGGTACGACAACGAGTGGGGCTACTCCAACCGCCTCGTCGACCTCACGGTCTTCGTCGGCAACCAGCTCTGA
- a CDS encoding phosphoglycerate kinase: MKTIDELLAEGVDGKRVFVRADLNVPLAGGLITDDGRIRAVLPTVKALADAGAKVVVASHLGRPKGAPDPAFSLLPAAERLGELLDAPVAFAQDTVGPAAHAAVNGLQPGQVAVLENLRFNAGETSKDDTERGEFADQLAALADVYVGDGFGAVHRGHASVLDLPARLPHYAGYLIATEVGVLKKLTEDVKRPYVVVLGGAKVSDKLAVIDQLLGKADRILIGGGMVFTFLKAKGYEIGASLVQEDQLPAVNEYIERAEKNGVELILPVDVLAGSAFPDLKTKAPANPVTVAADAMPADRMGLDIGPESSTLYASKLADAATVFWNGPMGVFEHPDYAEGTKAVAQALLDSPAFTVVGGGDSAAAVRILGFDENAFGHISTGGGASLEYLEGKTLPGLAALEG, from the coding sequence ATGAAGACGATCGACGAACTCCTCGCCGAAGGAGTCGACGGCAAGCGGGTCTTCGTCCGCGCCGACCTGAACGTGCCGCTGGCCGGCGGCCTCATCACCGACGACGGCCGCATCCGGGCCGTCCTGCCCACCGTCAAGGCCCTCGCGGACGCCGGCGCCAAGGTCGTCGTCGCCTCCCACCTGGGCCGCCCCAAGGGCGCCCCGGACCCCGCCTTCTCCCTGCTGCCGGCCGCCGAGCGCCTCGGTGAGCTCCTGGACGCCCCCGTGGCCTTCGCCCAGGACACCGTCGGCCCCGCCGCCCACGCCGCCGTGAACGGCCTCCAGCCCGGCCAGGTCGCGGTGCTCGAGAACCTGCGCTTCAACGCCGGTGAGACGTCGAAGGACGACACCGAGCGCGGCGAGTTCGCCGATCAGCTGGCCGCCCTCGCCGATGTCTACGTGGGTGACGGCTTCGGCGCCGTGCACCGCGGACACGCCTCGGTCCTCGACCTGCCGGCCCGCCTGCCGCACTACGCCGGTTACCTCATCGCCACCGAGGTCGGCGTCCTCAAGAAGCTCACCGAGGACGTCAAGCGGCCGTACGTCGTCGTACTGGGCGGAGCCAAGGTCTCCGACAAGCTCGCCGTCATCGACCAGCTGCTCGGCAAGGCCGACCGCATCCTCATCGGCGGCGGCATGGTGTTCACCTTCCTCAAGGCCAAGGGATACGAGATCGGCGCCTCCCTCGTCCAGGAGGACCAGCTCCCGGCCGTCAACGAGTACATCGAGCGCGCGGAGAAGAACGGCGTCGAGCTGATCCTCCCGGTCGACGTGCTGGCCGGCTCCGCGTTCCCGGACCTGAAGACCAAGGCTCCCGCGAACCCCGTCACCGTCGCCGCGGACGCGATGCCCGCGGACCGGATGGGCCTGGACATCGGTCCGGAGTCCAGCACGCTGTACGCCTCGAAGCTCGCCGACGCCGCCACCGTCTTCTGGAACGGCCCCATGGGCGTCTTCGAACACCCCGACTACGCCGAGGGCACCAAGGCGGTCGCCCAGGCTCTCCTCGACTCCCCGGCCTTCACGGTCGTCGGCGGCGGAGACTCCGCCGCCGCCGTGCGCATCCTGGGCTTCGACGAGAACGCATTCGGCCACATCTCGACCGGTGGCGGCGCCTCCCTCGAATACCTTGAGGGCAAGACGCTCCCCGGGCTCGCCGCACTGGAAGGCTGA
- the whiA gene encoding DNA-binding protein WhiA, producing MAMTAAVKDEISRLPVTRTCCRKAEVSAILRFAGGLHLVSGRIVIEAELDTAMAARRLKRDILEIFGHSSELIVMAPGGLRRGSRYVVRVVAGGDQLARQTGLVDGRGRPIRGLPPQVVSGATCDAEAAWRGAFLAHGSLTEPGRSSSLEVTCPGPEAALALVGAARRLSIAAKAREVRGVDRVVVRDGDAIGALLTRLGAHESVLAWEERRMRREVRATANRLANFDDANLRRSARAAVAAGARVQRALEILADEVPEHLAAAGRLRMDHKQASLEELGALADPPLTKDAVAGRIRRLLAMADKRAQDLGIPGTESNLTEEMADAG from the coding sequence ATGGCGATGACGGCAGCGGTGAAGGACGAGATTTCCCGGCTCCCCGTCACCCGTACCTGCTGCAGGAAGGCGGAGGTCTCCGCCATTCTGCGGTTCGCCGGCGGCCTCCACCTGGTGAGCGGGCGCATTGTGATCGAGGCGGAGCTGGACACCGCGATGGCGGCCCGTCGGCTCAAGCGGGACATCCTTGAGATTTTCGGCCACAGTTCCGAACTGATCGTGATGGCGCCCGGCGGACTGCGCCGCGGTTCCCGTTACGTGGTCCGGGTGGTCGCGGGCGGCGACCAGCTGGCCCGCCAGACAGGGCTCGTGGACGGCCGTGGGCGCCCGATCAGAGGCCTGCCCCCGCAGGTGGTCTCCGGGGCGACCTGTGACGCGGAGGCGGCCTGGAGAGGGGCCTTCCTGGCTCACGGCTCGCTCACCGAGCCGGGACGTTCCTCGTCCCTGGAGGTGACCTGCCCGGGCCCCGAGGCCGCGCTCGCCCTGGTCGGCGCCGCCCGTCGCCTCTCGATCGCGGCCAAGGCCCGCGAGGTGCGGGGCGTCGACCGGGTCGTCGTCCGGGACGGGGACGCGATCGGCGCCCTCCTCACCCGGCTCGGCGCACACGAGTCCGTGCTGGCCTGGGAGGAGCGGCGGATGCGCCGCGAGGTCCGCGCCACCGCGAACCGGCTCGCCAACTTCGACGACGCCAACCTGCGCCGTTCCGCACGCGCCGCGGTAGCCGCCGGTGCCCGGGTCCAGCGCGCGCTGGAGATCCTCGCCGACGAGGTCCCCGAGCACCTCGCGGCGGCCGGCCGGCTGCGCATGGACCACAAGCAGGCCTCCCTCGAGGAACTGGGCGCCCTCGCCGACCCGCCGCTGACCAAGGACGCCGTCGCGGGCCGGATCCGCCGGCTGCTCGCCATGGCGGACAAGCGGGCCCAGGACCTCGGCATCCCGGGCACGGAGTCCAACCTCACCGAGGAGATGGCCGACGCGGGCTGA
- a CDS encoding M14 family metallopeptidase: MRRRARTILAAGALVLGGAGLTPIAVAAEDAATPGADEVKVFRAEVTKAQIPLLLATGQDGHELGEQAPEKGTATVEVYLTDKQADQLEDKGVDLKEHTLTAKARARVAAAGDGVFRPYSGAGNLQEEILRTAQENPALTKVVSIGKTLQGQDILALKLTKGAKKTKDGAKPSVLYMSNQHAREWITPEMTRRLMHHYLDNYSKDQRIKKIVDSTELWFVLSANPDGYDFTHQADGDRQWRKNMRDVNGDGATTIGDGVDLNRNFAYKWGYDDEGSSPFPTSQTYRGAGPNSEPETKALDAFERRIGFEYGINYHSAAELLLYGVGWQVASPSPDDVLYKSLAGTPENSAIPGYHPQLSSELYTTNGEADGHAANVNGTAMFTPEMSTCQTVSNLYPDDAWNAADCASVFTFPDDEKLIQEEFVKNIPFALSVAESAARPDQPKSSVGIDAPDFTPAPFTTSYSRGADQEVSVVVRRSVRDKELKYRVNGGRTEDMALKAWKGGETFGGDDNLYFDEYRAKVADGDPGDKVEVWFTGETKAGKPTRSTRFTYTVAERPRADTLVVAEEGATAAQTQVYVDALKANGRKPLVWDVAALGAPDALGVLGHFKTVVHYTGAVRPGNATQLQLRAYLNEGGKLVEAGESAGGSVDLGGGTLSNDFSQYYLGAYTRTTTPSAKAFSGSGKLTGFTGALGDAPGNPLNAAGSFSVTSDSLSEATYPQFASAGAGGYPGTVNPYGPYAGSSMAAVTHTDYAWNRLTRTIDLTGVSASAAPTFRTQLLWDTEEGYDHAVLEAHTAGADDWTTLPEKGGATSTTVPAECEAGFFIQGHPALTRYLTLGSGVCTPTGTSGSWNSFTGSSAGWQEVDFDLSAYAGKTVEISLGYITDPGSGGRGVLADNATVVIGGTAGAVEGFETSLGAWSTPGPPAGSPAVIKDWGLSGELFKTYGAVTTDDTVLLGFGLEHVTTAADRKALLGKALAALKG, from the coding sequence ATGAGACGAAGAGCGAGAACGATCCTCGCCGCCGGCGCGCTCGTGCTGGGCGGCGCGGGACTCACGCCCATCGCCGTGGCCGCGGAGGACGCCGCTACGCCCGGCGCCGACGAGGTCAAGGTCTTCCGCGCCGAGGTCACGAAGGCGCAGATACCCCTGCTCCTCGCGACCGGCCAGGACGGTCACGAACTGGGGGAGCAGGCACCGGAGAAGGGCACGGCCACGGTCGAGGTCTACCTCACCGACAAGCAGGCCGACCAGCTGGAGGACAAGGGCGTCGACCTCAAGGAGCACACGCTCACGGCGAAGGCACGCGCGCGCGTGGCCGCCGCCGGAGACGGCGTGTTCCGGCCGTACAGCGGAGCCGGCAACCTCCAGGAGGAGATCCTCCGGACCGCGCAGGAGAACCCGGCCCTGACCAAGGTCGTCTCCATCGGCAAGACCCTTCAGGGGCAGGACATCCTCGCGCTCAAACTGACCAAGGGCGCGAAGAAGACCAAGGACGGCGCCAAGCCGTCCGTCCTGTACATGTCCAACCAGCACGCGCGTGAATGGATCACGCCGGAGATGACCCGGCGTCTGATGCACCACTACTTGGACAACTACTCCAAGGACCAGCGCATCAAGAAGATCGTCGACTCGACCGAACTGTGGTTCGTCCTGTCCGCGAACCCCGACGGCTACGACTTCACCCACCAGGCCGACGGCGACCGCCAGTGGCGCAAGAACATGCGGGACGTCAACGGCGACGGCGCCACCACCATCGGCGACGGCGTCGACCTCAACCGCAACTTCGCCTACAAGTGGGGCTACGACGACGAGGGCTCGTCCCCGTTCCCCACCAGCCAGACCTACCGTGGCGCAGGACCCAACTCGGAGCCCGAGACCAAGGCCCTGGACGCCTTCGAGAGGCGCATCGGCTTCGAGTACGGCATCAACTACCACTCCGCCGCCGAACTTCTCCTCTACGGGGTCGGCTGGCAGGTGGCCTCGCCCAGCCCCGACGACGTCCTCTACAAGTCGCTGGCCGGTACGCCGGAGAACTCCGCGATCCCCGGCTACCACCCCCAGCTCTCCTCCGAGCTGTACACCACCAACGGCGAGGCGGACGGCCACGCGGCCAACGTCAACGGCACGGCGATGTTCACCCCGGAGATGTCGACCTGCCAGACCGTGTCGAACCTCTATCCGGACGACGCCTGGAACGCGGCCGACTGCGCCTCGGTCTTCACCTTCCCGGACGACGAGAAGCTGATCCAGGAGGAGTTCGTCAAGAACATCCCGTTCGCCCTGTCGGTCGCCGAGTCCGCGGCCAGGCCCGACCAGCCGAAGTCCTCGGTCGGCATCGACGCCCCGGACTTCACCCCGGCACCCTTCACCACCTCGTACTCGCGCGGCGCCGACCAGGAGGTCTCGGTCGTCGTACGCAGGTCCGTGCGCGACAAGGAGCTCAAGTACCGCGTCAACGGCGGCCGTACGGAGGACATGGCGCTCAAGGCGTGGAAGGGCGGCGAGACCTTCGGCGGTGACGACAACCTGTACTTCGACGAGTACCGTGCCAAGGTCGCCGACGGCGACCCGGGCGACAAGGTCGAGGTCTGGTTCACCGGCGAGACGAAGGCCGGCAAGCCCACCAGGAGCACGCGCTTCACGTACACGGTCGCCGAACGGCCGCGCGCCGACACGCTCGTCGTCGCCGAGGAGGGCGCGACCGCCGCGCAGACACAGGTCTACGTCGACGCGCTGAAGGCCAACGGCAGGAAGCCGCTCGTCTGGGACGTCGCCGCCCTGGGCGCACCCGACGCGCTCGGTGTGCTCGGCCACTTCAAGACGGTCGTCCACTACACGGGCGCCGTACGGCCGGGCAACGCCACCCAGCTCCAGCTGCGCGCCTACCTCAACGAGGGCGGCAAGCTGGTCGAGGCCGGCGAGAGCGCCGGAGGCTCCGTCGACCTCGGCGGGGGCACCCTGTCGAACGACTTCAGCCAGTACTACCTGGGCGCCTACACCCGTACGACCACACCGTCGGCCAAGGCCTTCAGCGGCTCCGGGAAGCTCACCGGCTTCACGGGCGCCCTCGGTGACGCGCCGGGCAACCCGCTGAACGCGGCCGGGTCCTTCAGCGTCACCTCGGACAGCCTGTCCGAGGCGACGTACCCGCAGTTCGCCAGCGCGGGCGCGGGCGGATACCCCGGAACCGTCAACCCGTACGGCCCCTACGCGGGCTCCTCCATGGCGGCCGTCACCCACACCGACTACGCCTGGAACCGTCTCACCCGCACCATCGACCTCACCGGGGTGAGCGCGTCCGCCGCGCCCACGTTCCGTACCCAGCTCCTGTGGGACACGGAGGAGGGCTACGACCACGCCGTGCTCGAAGCCCACACGGCCGGGGCCGACGACTGGACCACGCTCCCGGAGAAGGGCGGCGCCACCAGCACCACGGTGCCGGCCGAGTGCGAGGCAGGGTTCTTCATCCAGGGCCACCCCGCTCTCACCCGCTATCTGACCCTCGGCTCGGGCGTCTGCACGCCCACCGGGACCAGCGGCTCCTGGAACAGCTTCACCGGGTCCTCCGCGGGCTGGCAGGAGGTCGACTTCGACCTCTCGGCGTACGCGGGCAAAACGGTGGAGATCTCGCTCGGCTACATCACCGACCCCGGCTCCGGCGGTCGCGGTGTCCTCGCCGACAACGCCACCGTCGTGATCGGCGGCACGGCGGGCGCGGTCGAGGGCTTCGAGACGTCCCTGGGCGCCTGGAGCACCCCCGGACCGCCCGCGGGCAGCCCCGCCGTCATCAAGGACTGGGGACTCTCGGGCGAGCTGTTCAAGACGTACGGAGCGGTCACCACCGATGACACCGTGCTGCTGGGCTTCGGCCTGGAGCACGTCACCACGGCGGCCGACCGGAAAGCACTCCTCGGCAAGGCACTGGCCGCGCTGAAGGGCTGA
- a CDS encoding gluconeogenesis factor YvcK family protein, which produces MTGRTPRLSRLRRMTPEGRAGRPVEARGARPRRRGTQPKVVALGGGMGLSASLAALRRITGDLTAVVTVADDGGSSGRLRDELGVLPPGDLRKALAALCGDDEWGQTWARVIQHRFQSKGDLHEHAVGNLLIVALWEQLGDHVQALDLVGRLLGAHGRVLPMSAVPLELQALVKGHDPERPDDVDTVRGQATVALTPGEVQSVHLVPHDPPAVPEAVAAVLDADWVVLGPGSWFSSVIPHLLVPELLDALTETKARRVLSLNLAPQPGETDGFSPQRHLEVLGRHAPKLALDVVLADEAAVPDRDLLTDAAKRFGAAVELAPVARTDGSPRHDTELLAAAYDRIFRMHGRIGPWR; this is translated from the coding sequence ATGACGGGACGTACACCGCGGCTGAGCCGGCTGCGCCGGATGACCCCCGAGGGCCGTGCGGGCCGGCCCGTCGAGGCCCGGGGCGCCAGACCGCGCCGCCGGGGCACCCAGCCCAAGGTCGTCGCCCTGGGCGGGGGCATGGGCCTGTCCGCCTCGCTCGCCGCCCTGCGCCGGATCACCGGCGACCTGACCGCGGTGGTCACCGTGGCCGACGACGGCGGCTCCAGCGGGCGCCTGCGCGACGAGCTGGGCGTCCTGCCGCCCGGCGACCTGCGCAAGGCCCTGGCCGCCCTGTGCGGCGACGACGAATGGGGCCAGACCTGGGCCCGCGTCATCCAGCACCGCTTCCAGTCCAAGGGCGACCTGCACGAACACGCGGTCGGCAACCTGCTGATCGTCGCCCTGTGGGAGCAGCTCGGCGACCACGTCCAGGCCCTCGACCTGGTCGGCAGGCTGCTGGGCGCGCACGGCCGCGTCCTGCCGATGTCCGCCGTACCCCTGGAGCTGCAGGCCCTGGTCAAGGGTCATGACCCGGAGCGGCCCGACGACGTCGACACCGTCCGGGGACAGGCGACCGTCGCGCTGACACCCGGCGAGGTGCAGAGCGTGCATCTCGTGCCGCACGACCCGCCCGCCGTCCCGGAAGCCGTCGCGGCGGTCCTGGACGCCGACTGGGTGGTGCTCGGGCCGGGCTCCTGGTTCTCGTCCGTGATCCCGCACCTGCTGGTGCCCGAACTGCTCGACGCGCTCACCGAGACGAAGGCCCGCCGGGTACTCTCGCTGAACCTCGCGCCGCAACCCGGAGAAACCGATGGCTTCTCCCCGCAGCGTCATTTGGAGGTTTTGGGACGACACGCCCCTAAACTCGCCCTGGACGTGGTGCTGGCCGACGAGGCCGCCGTGCCCGACCGCGACTTGCTGACCGATGCCGCCAAACGGTTCGGTGCCGCGGTCGAGCTGGCGCCGGTGGCCCGGACCGACGGATCTCCTCGGCACGATACGGAGCTGTTGGCCGCCGCGTACGACCGTATTTTTCGGATGCATGGAAGGATCGGCCCATGGCGATGA